In one Oceanivirga salmonicida genomic region, the following are encoded:
- a CDS encoding DUF2974 domain-containing protein, which translates to SGFSILAGTNGANINVKKNDTEIGINVDYDRDGNVHGGGGSVYHKGNGLGLGFNKKGEITKSNLRVHGVNYNLHLDLAMPGGALKFADDLTNVINTPKAYARAIDVFKNVEKTDLGTQISDAMLDNNLKTETELKFLRKEIAKAKPEDKPKKAIEYFTRIGELGGKKYKGVIFASNRLNENNELVYASTTKDDILVIYVNNVDIYDLDNMETLVGYETKRWRYGDEGVDYNSLHYKQDEYAKIKPGKTKGPINTVYIPKEMMKEFRHYTYAPAATKKEIAKEREMIEKGFYGKEYKNKYIGLTKEQKIIVAKNMIIERKLAKENEEKFKPQKSLKLFIDNPNQVKTTIDLKGYTGDQADKMGLTAYNDYNKDDTFGEFKNLKVIEVIDDPKTGLRGYALQDIETKEFIIAFRGTQFNDKRIFEKLKDLKSDEQLTRRNNDQYLSAYKEVMDLISENSEMQGKVILLVGHSLGGGIANYLSLRIENTQSFVSDPTPVVKDEILKREIAIRIEKERKFAKELNTDPRDVSGYTDLLGVIPNKGLANGTTKNENDEIIANSRYKLVPYFGGRYVDENNQIRTEVATYYEILAFQNSTNLKEENDKEEQKALKNGDILKYLELSRNRFKRLMEHHQNAIVDSKVDKFTNQKKKYKIKNINIKKGAKR; encoded by the coding sequence TCAGGATTTAGTATATTAGCAGGAACAAATGGAGCAAACATAAATGTAAAGAAAAATGATACTGAAATAGGAATAAATGTAGACTACGATAGAGATGGGAATGTACATGGTGGAGGAGGAAGTGTCTACCATAAAGGAAATGGTTTAGGATTAGGATTTAATAAAAAAGGAGAAATAACAAAATCAAATCTTAGAGTGCATGGAGTAAACTATAACTTACATTTAGACTTAGCGATGCCAGGTGGAGCATTAAAGTTTGCAGATGATTTAACAAATGTTATAAATACTCCTAAAGCATATGCTAGAGCAATAGACGTTTTTAAAAATGTTGAAAAAACTGATTTAGGTACACAAATTTCAGATGCAATGTTAGATAATAATCTTAAGACAGAAACAGAACTTAAATTTTTAAGAAAAGAAATTGCAAAAGCCAAACCAGAAGATAAACCAAAAAAGGCAATAGAATATTTTACTAGAATTGGTGAATTAGGAGGAAAGAAATATAAAGGTGTAATATTTGCAAGTAATAGATTAAATGAAAACAATGAATTAGTTTATGCATCTACTACAAAAGATGATATATTAGTAATATATGTAAATAATGTAGATATATATGATTTAGACAATATGGAAACTTTAGTTGGGTATGAAACAAAAAGATGGAGATATGGTGACGAGGGTGTAGATTATAACTCATTACATTATAAGCAAGATGAGTATGCAAAAATAAAGCCAGGAAAGACAAAAGGGCCAATAAATACAGTTTATATACCAAAAGAAATGATGAAAGAATTTAGACATTATACATATGCTCCAGCTGCAACAAAAAAAGAAATTGCAAAAGAAAGAGAAATGATAGAAAAAGGTTTTTATGGAAAAGAATATAAAAATAAATATATTGGTTTAACTAAGGAACAAAAAATAATAGTTGCAAAAAATATGATAATAGAGAGAAAATTAGCAAAAGAAAATGAAGAAAAGTTTAAACCACAAAAATCTTTAAAATTATTTATTGATAATCCAAATCAAGTTAAAACAACTATTGATTTGAAAGGCTATACTGGAGATCAAGCAGATAAAATGGGATTGACAGCATATAATGATTATAATAAAGATGATACTTTTGGTGAATTTAAAAATCTTAAAGTTATTGAAGTAATAGATGATCCAAAAACAGGATTAAGAGGTTATGCTTTACAAGATATAGAAACAAAAGAATTTATAATCGCATTTAGAGGGACACAATTTAATGATAAAAGAATATTTGAAAAACTAAAAGATTTAAAATCTGATGAACAATTAACTCGTAGAAATAATGATCAATATTTATCAGCATACAAAGAAGTTATGGATTTAATATCTGAAAATTCTGAAATGCAGGGGAAAGTTATTTTACTTGTAGGTCATTCTTTAGGTGGAGGAATTGCGAATTATTTATCTTTAAGAATTGAAAATACACAATCATTTGTTTCTGACCCTACTCCAGTAGTAAAAGATGAAATTTTAAAAAGAGAGATTGCTATAAGAATTGAAAAAGAAAGAAAATTTGCAAAAGAATTAAATACAGATCCAAGAGATGTAAGTGGGTATACAGATTTATTAGGTGTGATTCCAAATAAGGGCTTAGCTAATGGAACAACTAAAAATGAGAATGATGAAATAATAGCCAATTCTCGTTATAAACTAGTTCCTTATTTTGGGGGCAGATATGTTGATGAAAATAATCAAATAAGAACTGAAGTTGCAACATATTATGAAATTTTAGCATTTCAAAATAGTACAAATTTAAAAGAAGAAAATGATAAAGAAGAACAAAAAGCATTAAAAAATGGAGATATTTTAAAATATTTGGAATTATCCAGAAATAGATTTAAAAGATTAATGGAGCATCATCAAAATGCGATTGTTGATTCTAAAGTAGATAAATTTACTAATCAAAAAAAGAAATATAAGATAAAAAATATAAATATTAAAAAAGGAGCAAAAAGATGA